The sequence CCACGGCGCAGCATTGATCCCGTGCCGGTCATGAGGCATAGTGGGGGTTGATGGACGAGGTTCACGATCCGTTGCCGATGCCTCCGCTGCCACCGGAGGCGCGGGCGCGGCTCGATGCGTTCCTCGGCCGGATCGAGGAGGTTTCCCACACCCTCGTCGGCTACCCGTGCAGCCAGGATTTCAATTATCCCGAGCTCGCCCCTTTCCTGCGCTATCCGCTGAACAACTGCGGCGATCCCTTCGCGGACTCCATCTACCGGGAGAACTCCTTCCCCTTCGAGCGCGAGGTGATCGCCACCTTCCAGAAGCACCTCCGTGCCCCCTTGGATCAAACCTGGGGCTACGTCACCTCCGGCGGCACCGAGGGCAACCTCTACGGCCTCTATCTGGCCCGCGAACTGTATCCGGAAGGGGTGGTCTATTACTCCGAGCACACCCACTACTCCGCCGCCAAGATCGTCCGGGTCCTCGATGCCCGCAGCATCATGATCCGCGGCCAGGACAATGGGGAGATCGACTACGACGATCTCCGCGAAACCCTGCGCCTGCACCGCGACGTGCCGCCGATCATTTTCGCCAACATCGGCACCACCATGCACGGCGCGGTCGACGACCTCCGGAAGATCCGCGCGATGCTCAAGGAGCTCGCCATTTCCCGCGCCTACATCCACGCCGATGCCGCGCTTTCCGGCATGATCCTGCCGTGGGTGGAGCGTCCGCAGCCCTTCGGGTTCGATGCCGGAATCGACTCCATCGCCGTGTCCGGCCACAAGTTCGTCGGCAGCCCTGTCCCCTGCGGCGTGGTGCTCGCCCGCCGCGCCCACACCGAGCGGGTCGCCCGCAGCGTGGAATACGTCGGCGTCATGGACACCACCATCCTCGGCAGCCGCAGCGCGCTCGGCCCGCTCGTGCTCTGGAGCGCCTTCCAGCGCTGGGGCGAGGACGGCATGCGGAGGCGCGTCGCCGCCTGTCTGGATATGGCGGACTACGCCATCGCCCGCTTCGAAGCCGCTGGCATCCCGTCCTGGCGGCACGAGAACTCCATCACCGTTGTCTTTCCGCGCCCCGCGGACGAGGTGATCCGCCGCTGGCAGATCGCCCCGCACGAACAAATCGCCCACCTCATCACCATGCCCCACGTCACCCGCGACACCATCGACCGGGTGATCGCGGATGTCGTGGCCTCGCGCCTCCCCGTCCCCTCCGGACCATGAAGGAAATCCTCATCATCACCCCAGGCAACCGTCCCGGTGTGCTGGCGGACGTCACCGGCCTGCTGGCCGACCGGGGAATCAACATCCTCCAGATCGACGGGACCGACGACCACGAACACGCGGTCATCCGCCTCGAAGCTGAACCCTACGACGACGCCTTGCGCGCCCTCACCGCCGCGGGCTACCAGGCCATGAGCGAGGAAGTCCTCGTCATCCGCATCCAGGACCAGCCCGGTGCCATCGCCCACGTGGCCGCCCGTTTCCGCGAGCCCCAGATCAACATCAGCGCCATCCGCTTCGTCCGCCGCGACCAAGGCTGGGCCACCGTCATCCTCTCCACCAGCGACAATGCGAAGGCCCGCGTGTTGCTCGCGGACTGCCTGGTGAATGCGTGAAAAAGTGCCGAGTCATCAGTGAGCAGTGATCAGAAAGAGGGGCAATCTGAATACTCTTCTCTGATCACTGCTCACTGATGACTCGGCACTTTCTTTATCTTTTCCCCCGCCACACCTTGCGGACGAATTTCTCCATCGCCTCTTCCTGCTCCTCGATCCGCTCGACCAGCTTGAGCTGGGTGCGGCAGCGGTCAAGGTTGTGATCCGGGCGGTGGGTCTTGAAATACACGTCGCCCTCGAGGTGATCGGTGAGGAAGCGGATGCCCACTTCCAACGTCATCAGCTTTCCGGCGAAGACCATGTGCTCCACCTCGGTCTCGTTGACGAAACCACCGGCGGCGTCGAGGAAGCCTTCCGTCAGCGCCTCAAACATCGGCATCTGCATCTGGACCTTCGTGAGATCAATTTCATCCTCCGCCGCCGGGCTGGTCGCGGAGCGCACCAAGTCGCCGAAATCGTAAAGCGAGAGCCCCGGCATCACCGTGTCCAAGTCGATCACGCACACCGCCTCGTCGCTCTCCGAGTCGATCATCACATTGTTGATCTTGGTGTCGTTGTGGGTGATGCGGACCGGGATCTCTCCCGCGTCCCTCAGATCCAGCAGCTTGCCGGTGATCTCGCCGCGAGCGCGGATGAAATCGAATTCGGCGCGGACGGACTCGAGGCGGCCCAGCGGATCCTCCGCCGCCACCTCCAGCAGCCGCTGGTAGCGCCGCCGGGTGTCGTGGAAATTCGGGATCGTCTCGACGATCTCGGTGGGTGCGAGATCGCTCACCAGATCCTGGAAGGACGCAAAGGCCCGCGCCGCCTGATAGGCCTGCCGGGTATTCTCGACCACATCGTAGGTCAAGCAGCCCTCGATGAAATTGTAGCAGCGCCACAGGCCGCCGCACTGGGCCTCCGCCCAGAAGTGGCCGCCGCGGGCCGGGTAGAGGTTCAACGTCTGTCCGCCGAGGTCCTTCTTCACCCGCAGCACCTTCCAGTTGATGTGGCGCGTCACGCACTCGATGTTCCGCATCACCGCATGCGGATCCTTGAAAACGCTGTCGTTGATCCGCTGCAGGATGTAGCGCTGGCGGGAACCGTCCGGCAGCTCGTAGGTCGCGCGGTAGGTCGAGTTGATGTGGCCGCTCTGGATTTCCTCCCCGAACACGAACTCACCGCCGATCGCGAACTGGCTACCGATCGCACTGACGGCTTCCTGGACGATGGGGTCGATTTCGCGAACCGGAGAGGTGAATGGAACCATGTCCGGCCAGTCTAGCAATGAGCGGACCACGGGCCAGCCGGAAACCACGTGTTTTTTATTCCATGCATCAATCCATCCGTAGTCTTCCGACATCCTCCTGCGGAAATTGCCAAGTCTCATTCCCGCTCCCGCCATCAGGCATTCGCCATTTTCCCCAACGCCGTCCTGATTTCATCATGTCCGGCCATTTCATGGCGCTCGTCCCGCGCTTGATCCCCCGCCAGCGAACGGTTAGCCCCGCGGCATGCAACCCCGCCTGCCCTTCCGCTTCCCCGGCATCGCCGCCGACGTGGAACGGCTGCGGGTCAAGCTCACGGAGGCGTTGTCCCTCGCAGGCTTCGTGGCCGACTCCCCCGCCGCCGTGCTGAATCTGGCATGCGGCCGTGCCGATGAAACCGGCACCCTCTTCGCCGCGCTGTCCCCGGCGCAAGTCGGCTTCTACCTCGGCATCGACCTCCTCCCCGGCGACATCGCGGAAGCCACGAAACGCTGGAAACCGGAAACGCCGGACACCCGCATCGAGTTCCGTGCCGGCGATGCCTCCCGCACCGAGCGCATGCGGGAACTGCCGCCCTTCGACCTCGTCTTCATCCGCCACCAGAACTACTGGCACGACGCCCCGGTGTGGGACCGCCTGCTGGAAAACGCCCTCGCCGCCCTCAAGCCCGGCGGCGTGCTGGCCATCACCTCCTACTTCGACCGCGAGCACGCCCTCGCCCTTACCGCGCTGAAACTCCGCGGCGCGGAGCTGCTAGTGAACTTCCGCCACGCGGAATCCCGCATCCTCGACGACGCGCCGAACAAGTCCGTCGACCGCCATCTCGCCGTACTGCGCCGAAGGTAGGGTCGCACCGCCGTGGGCGACCGGGTCGAATGGCTGCGTCCGCTGCCACGAGAACATCCCATCCCTTCATCTAACGATGCCGGCTTCGCGAACGACCTCCTCCGCTCACGGCTCGAACTTCATCGGCGGGTCTCCCCCGTACTCGCTCCGATAGACATAGACCACCACCGCGTTCTT comes from Luteolibacter sp. LG18 and encodes:
- a CDS encoding histidine decarboxylase, whose product is MPPLPPEARARLDAFLGRIEEVSHTLVGYPCSQDFNYPELAPFLRYPLNNCGDPFADSIYRENSFPFEREVIATFQKHLRAPLDQTWGYVTSGGTEGNLYGLYLARELYPEGVVYYSEHTHYSAAKIVRVLDARSIMIRGQDNGEIDYDDLRETLRLHRDVPPIIFANIGTTMHGAVDDLRKIRAMLKELAISRAYIHADAALSGMILPWVERPQPFGFDAGIDSIAVSGHKFVGSPVPCGVVLARRAHTERVARSVEYVGVMDTTILGSRSALGPLVLWSAFQRWGEDGMRRRVAACLDMADYAIARFEAAGIPSWRHENSITVVFPRPADEVIRRWQIAPHEQIAHLITMPHVTRDTIDRVIADVVASRLPVPSGP
- a CDS encoding ACT domain-containing protein translates to MKEILIITPGNRPGVLADVTGLLADRGINILQIDGTDDHEHAVIRLEAEPYDDALRALTAAGYQAMSEEVLVIRIQDQPGAIAHVAARFREPQINISAIRFVRRDQGWATVILSTSDNAKARVLLADCLVNA
- a CDS encoding aminoglycoside phosphotransferase family protein, whose amino-acid sequence is MVPFTSPVREIDPIVQEAVSAIGSQFAIGGEFVFGEEIQSGHINSTYRATYELPDGSRQRYILQRINDSVFKDPHAVMRNIECVTRHINWKVLRVKKDLGGQTLNLYPARGGHFWAEAQCGGLWRCYNFIEGCLTYDVVENTRQAYQAARAFASFQDLVSDLAPTEIVETIPNFHDTRRRYQRLLEVAAEDPLGRLESVRAEFDFIRARGEITGKLLDLRDAGEIPVRITHNDTKINNVMIDSESDEAVCVIDLDTVMPGLSLYDFGDLVRSATSPAAEDEIDLTKVQMQMPMFEALTEGFLDAAGGFVNETEVEHMVFAGKLMTLEVGIRFLTDHLEGDVYFKTHRPDHNLDRCRTQLKLVERIEEQEEAMEKFVRKVWRGKR
- a CDS encoding class I SAM-dependent methyltransferase translates to MQPRLPFRFPGIAADVERLRVKLTEALSLAGFVADSPAAVLNLACGRADETGTLFAALSPAQVGFYLGIDLLPGDIAEATKRWKPETPDTRIEFRAGDASRTERMRELPPFDLVFIRHQNYWHDAPVWDRLLENALAALKPGGVLAITSYFDREHALALTALKLRGAELLVNFRHAESRILDDAPNKSVDRHLAVLRRR